The Peribacillus sp. FSL E2-0218 genome contains a region encoding:
- a CDS encoding bifunctional transcriptional activator/DNA repair enzyme AdaA gives MVDSNIPNDYWKAIVDCDEAYDDHFLYGVMTTGIFCRPSCKSRVPNKENVKIFKNARMALEADFRPCKRCKPEGLNLPMEDWIEQITEWLDQHFREPLTLNRIADIAHGSPYHLQRSFKRVKGMTPSEYVQRLRIEKACSLLESSELSVADIGLAVGFSSTPYFMTLFKMKMGLTPMSYRKDAAKIATKERELDANS, from the coding sequence ATGGTGGATTCGAACATCCCTAATGATTATTGGAAGGCCATCGTCGATTGTGATGAAGCGTATGATGATCATTTTTTATATGGAGTAATGACAACAGGCATTTTTTGCAGGCCCTCCTGCAAATCCCGGGTGCCCAATAAGGAAAACGTGAAGATTTTCAAAAATGCCAGAATGGCCCTGGAGGCGGACTTCCGGCCTTGTAAACGATGTAAACCGGAAGGACTGAATCTGCCAATGGAGGATTGGATTGAACAGATAACCGAATGGCTCGACCAGCATTTCCGTGAACCGCTCACATTGAACAGGATCGCCGATATTGCCCACGGGAGCCCTTATCATTTACAACGATCCTTCAAGCGTGTGAAGGGGATGACGCCCAGTGAATACGTTCAGCGCCTCCGAATTGAAAAAGCATGCAGCCTTCTCGAAAGCTCCGAGCTGAGCGTGGCAGACATAGGCTTGGCCGTAGGTTTCTCAAGCACTCCCTATTTCATGACATTATTCAAAATGAAGATGGGCCTTACACCAATGAGCTACCGCAAAGATGCCGCCAAAATCGCAACGAAGGAGCGTGAATTGGATGCAAACAGTTGA
- a CDS encoding methylated-DNA--[protein]-cysteine S-methyltransferase, whose product MQTVDWSILNAEAGPLYIAKTEKGLCYVGSPGQSFQDLGAWRQKHFPTAKLAENPEALKPYIQELQEYFKGVRQTFSFTTDVKGTPFQQEIWAALKQIPYGTTCSYSDIAQLIQRPAAVRAVGTAIGANPVLITVPCHRVIGKNGAISGYRGGLEMKQYLLQLEANYRGGRPS is encoded by the coding sequence ATGCAAACAGTTGACTGGTCGATACTAAATGCTGAAGCGGGGCCATTATATATCGCCAAGACGGAGAAAGGACTCTGCTATGTAGGTTCACCGGGACAATCATTCCAGGACTTGGGCGCATGGAGGCAAAAGCACTTCCCCACGGCCAAGCTTGCCGAAAATCCAGAAGCATTAAAACCTTATATCCAAGAGCTGCAAGAATATTTCAAAGGAGTGCGGCAAACCTTCTCATTTACAACGGATGTAAAAGGTACTCCCTTCCAACAAGAAATCTGGGCAGCATTGAAGCAAATCCCCTATGGGACAACATGTTCCTACTCCGATATTGCCCAGCTCATTCAAAGACCTGCAGCCGTTCGGGCTGTCGGTACGGCCATTGGCGCCAATCCTGTATTGATCACGGTGCCATGCCACCGGGTCATCGGCAAGAATGGCGCCATTTCCGGTTACCGCGGCGGTTTGGAGATGAAACAATATTTACTTCAATTGGAAGCGAACTATCGGGGGGGAAGACCTTCTTAA